A segment of the Streptomyces pactum genome:
GACCGGGACGGGGCGGTCGTGGCGCGGGCGCCGCAGTTCTCCGAGGGCTGCGTGGTCGTCGACCTGGACCTGCCGGCCGCCGACCCGGACGCACCGGCGGGCGTGGTGGACGACGGGCTGCGCATCGACCGGGTCGTGCTGTCCGGGGAGCCGGTGCCGGCGTACCCGCCGGAGCTGTCCGGCGGGTACGCGGAGCGGCTGGAGGACGACGAGGAGGTCTATTCGGCACTGGTCGTCGGGCTGCGGGCGTACGTCGCGAAGAACGGCTTCCGCTCGGTGCTGATCGGACTGTCCGGCGGCATCGACTCCGCGCTGGTCGCGGCGATCGCCTGCGACGCGCTCGGCGCGGAGAACGTGTACGGCGTCTCGATGCCGTCGAAGTACTCCTCCGAGCACTCCAGGGACGACGCGGCGGAGCTGGCGCGGCGTACCGGGCTGAACTACCGCACCGTGGCGATCGAGCCGATGTTCGACGCGTACACGGGGTCGCTGGACCTGACCGGGCTGGCGGAGGAGAACCTCCAGTCCCGGCTGCGCGGGACGCTGCTGATGGCGATCTCCAACCAGGAGGGCCACCTCGTGCTCGCGCCCGGCAACAAGTCGGAGCTGGCGGTGGGCTACTCGACGCTGTACGGCGACTCGGTGGGCGCGTACGGGCCCGTCAAGGACGTGTACAAGACGTCCGTCTTCCGCCTCGCCGAGTGGCGCAACCGCGCGGCCGCGGCCCGTGGCCAGACCCCGCCGATCCCCGAGAACTCGATCACCAAGCCGCCGAGCGCCGAGCTGCGCCCGGGCCAGGTCGACACGGACTCGCTGCCGGACTACCCGGTGCTGGACGCGATCCTCGAGCTGTACGTCGACCGGGACCGGGGCGCGGACGAGATCGTGGCCGCCGGGTACGACCGCGACCTGGTGACCAGGACGCTGCGCATGGTCGACACCGCGGAGTACAAGCGGCGCCAGTACCCGCCGGGCACCAAGATCTCACCGAAGGGCTTCGGCAAGGACCGCCGGCTCCCGATCACCAACCGGTGGCGGGAGACCGGCTGACCCCGCCGGGCCGGGTCAGCCCTGGCCCTGCCGCTTCTGGTCCGCCAGCAGTCGGTGCAGCGGCTCGGTCGCCCGGCGGCGGTACTCCTGGACCGCCCAGCCGTTGCCGTCCGGGTCCTTGAAGTACATGAACGTGGCGCCGTCGTCCGGCGTGTACCGCACCGGCTCGGAGACCTCCAGGCCGCGCCCCACCAGCTCCGCGTGGGCCGCCTCGATGTCGGCGACGCACAACTGCAGCCCCTGGTACGAGCCGGGGGCCGGCGGGGTCTGGCCCCCCATGTCCCAGATGGCCTCGCCGAGGGCGATCGAGCAGCCGGAGCCGGGCGGCGTGAGCTGGACGATGCGCATCCCCGGCATGACCTCCTGGTCGATGTCGACGTGGAAGCCGACCTTGTCCCGGTAGAAGTCCCGGGACCGGTCGAGGTCGGTCACGGGCAGCGGGATCACTTCGAGCGTGAAGTCCATGGCATGGCTCCTTCGACGTCCTTGTCGAGCACGATGTCGCGATGTCGGTTCAGTC
Coding sequences within it:
- a CDS encoding NAD+ synthase, which codes for MPQLRLALNQIDSCVGDIASNAESVVRWTRYSAERGAHLVAFPEMVLTGYPVEDLALRPSFVEASRAALRSLAARLAEEGFGTLPVVVGYLDRSATAQPRYGQPAGAPQNAAAVLYGGEVALSFAKHHLPNYGVFDEFRYFVPGDTLPVVRVRGVDVALAICEDLWQDGGRVPAARAARAGLLLSVNASPYERDKDDTRLELVRGRAREAGCTTAYLAMTGGQDELVFDGDSIVVDRDGAVVARAPQFSEGCVVVDLDLPAADPDAPAGVVDDGLRIDRVVLSGEPVPAYPPELSGGYAERLEDDEEVYSALVVGLRAYVAKNGFRSVLIGLSGGIDSALVAAIACDALGAENVYGVSMPSKYSSEHSRDDAAELARRTGLNYRTVAIEPMFDAYTGSLDLTGLAEENLQSRLRGTLLMAISNQEGHLVLAPGNKSELAVGYSTLYGDSVGAYGPVKDVYKTSVFRLAEWRNRAAAARGQTPPIPENSITKPPSAELRPGQVDTDSLPDYPVLDAILELYVDRDRGADEIVAAGYDRDLVTRTLRMVDTAEYKRRQYPPGTKISPKGFGKDRRLPITNRWRETG
- a CDS encoding VOC family protein — translated: MDFTLEVIPLPVTDLDRSRDFYRDKVGFHVDIDQEVMPGMRIVQLTPPGSGCSIALGEAIWDMGGQTPPAPGSYQGLQLCVADIEAAHAELVGRGLEVSEPVRYTPDDGATFMYFKDPDGNGWAVQEYRRRATEPLHRLLADQKRQGQG